The following coding sequences are from one Epilithonimonas vandammei window:
- a CDS encoding GtrA family protein has product MKQLILRQKQVIFFIIAGGLSAIVEIGSFKILSIYLPRLFSSEYNLYGIKYPFSNILSTSCGIITNYFLSIWFVFERGKHSKKKEFLYFISVSVVSTFISLIIFQILYHFVYKDVIDLRFYVLSPEMMSKITAILLVSMLNYSIKKKIIFNG; this is encoded by the coding sequence ATGAAACAATTAATTCTTCGTCAAAAACAGGTCATCTTCTTTATAATAGCGGGAGGACTGAGTGCTATTGTAGAAATAGGGAGTTTTAAAATACTGAGTATTTATCTTCCGAGACTCTTCTCATCCGAGTATAATCTCTATGGAATTAAATATCCGTTTAGCAATATTTTATCGACAAGCTGCGGAATAATAACAAACTATTTCCTAAGCATTTGGTTTGTGTTTGAAAGAGGGAAACATTCTAAGAAAAAAGAATTTTTATATTTTATATCCGTTTCTGTAGTTTCCACATTTATAAGTCTGATTATTTTCCAAATCCTCTACCATTTTGTGTACAAAGATGTGATTGATCTTAGATTTTATGTGCTGTCTCCAGAAATGATGAGTAAGATCACAGCCATCCTATTGGTATCAATGCTTAATTATTCTATCAAAAAAAAGATTATTTTTAACGGATAA
- a CDS encoding lysophospholipid acyltransferase family protein — MRTILAYLWRFWMVILGTVLTILFFLPVYLLSIRQKDYKACYFFIRLWAIGMFYGMGFRYKLISKTSKKIDKNQAYVIISNHTSIMDVMLPCILFPNHPLCYVGKKELVKIPIFGTVYKRVCVMVDRSSARSRADVYRRCAERMQQGQSIVIFPEGGVPDDTSVVLDDFKDGAFILATKHHFPLAVYTFQGLKEMFPFDNSKGYPGVVNVFFNDILTPDLSLKTLKETAYEEIKMSLSEKIK; from the coding sequence ATGAGGACAATATTAGCCTATCTCTGGCGGTTTTGGATGGTGATTCTGGGCACCGTTTTAACTATACTTTTTTTCCTCCCTGTGTATCTGCTTTCGATCCGGCAAAAAGATTATAAAGCCTGTTATTTTTTTATACGCCTTTGGGCGATTGGGATGTTTTATGGTATGGGATTTCGGTACAAACTCATCAGTAAAACGAGCAAAAAAATTGACAAGAACCAGGCTTACGTTATTATCTCCAATCACACGTCCATTATGGATGTAATGTTGCCCTGTATCCTATTTCCGAACCATCCTCTCTGTTATGTTGGAAAGAAAGAACTGGTGAAAATTCCTATTTTTGGAACTGTTTATAAAAGAGTATGTGTGATGGTGGACCGAAGCAGTGCCAGAAGCCGGGCTGATGTTTACAGACGGTGTGCTGAAAGAATGCAACAAGGCCAAAGTATTGTTATTTTTCCTGAAGGAGGCGTTCCAGATGATACTTCTGTTGTTCTGGACGATTTCAAAGACGGCGCTTTTATTCTTGCAACAAAACACCACTTCCCACTTGCAGTCTACACTTTTCAAGGTTTAAAAGAAATGTTTCCATTTGATAATTCGAAAGGCTATCCCGGCGTTGTAAATGTTTTTTTCAATGATATACTGACGCCGGACTTATCATTAAAAACATTAAAAGAGACAGCTTATGAGGAAATTAAAATGTCTCTAAGTGAGAAAATAAAATAA